From one Lolium rigidum isolate FL_2022 chromosome 4, APGP_CSIRO_Lrig_0.1, whole genome shotgun sequence genomic stretch:
- the LOC124648244 gene encoding phospholipase A1-II 7-like → MSSTSPTLGSIASRWRELQGSGSWEGLLDPLDPDLRASILAYGELAEATYDGFNSQRRSPHAGSCIYGHADLLASAGVSRPGLYAVTKFFYATCGLLLRKITMPPPLLSSTSVPDAFFVLPLPALLEEPWSRESNWMGYVAVATDEGVAALGRRDILVAWRGTVESLEWVNDLDFTPTSAAPVLGPAAADNGGAMVHHGFLSVYTTSDEDSKYNQASARDQVIEEIRRLMEVHKDEATSITVTGHSLGGSLATLNAVDIVAHGINVPPPSTSNQPPCPVTAILFASPHVGDDKFRSAFASFPNLRALHVRNYGDVVPLYPPIGYVDSATAALPIDTGRSPYLKQPGTVQTRHNLECYLHGVAGHQGSAGGFRLMVDRDVALVNKGADALKDKYPVPPNWHVVNNKCMVRGPDGHWKLRDFEET, encoded by the exons ATGTCGTCGACGAGTCCGACGCTCGGGAGTATCGCCAGCCGGTGGCGCGAGCTCCAGGGCTCGGGCTCCTGGGAGGGGCTGCTGGATCCGCTGGACCCGGACCTGCGCGCCTCCATCCTCGCCTACGGCGAGCTCGCCGAGGCCACCTACGACGGGTTCAACTCCCAGCGCCGCTCGCCGCACGCCGGCTCATGCATCTACGGCCATGCAGACCTGCTCGCCAGCGCCGGTGTCTCCCGCCCGGGCCTCTACGCCGTCACCAAGTTCTTCTACGCCACCTGCGGTCTCCTGCTGCGCAAGATCACTATGCCGCCGCCGCTCTTGTCCTCAACGTCCGTGCCGGACGCCTTCTTCGTTCTGCCGCTGCCGGCGCTTCTGGAGGAGCCGTGGAGCCGGGAGTCCAACTGGATGGGCTACGTGGCCGTGGCCACGGACGAGGGCGTGGCGGCGCTCGGCCGGCGCGACATCCTCGTTGCCTGGCGCGGCACCGTCGAGAGCCTGGAGTGGGTGAATGATCTGGACTTCACCCCGACGTCCGCCGCGCCGGTGCTCGGCCCCGCGGCTGCGGACAACGGGGGCGCCATGGTGCACCACGGCTTCCTGTCGGTGTACACGACCAGCGACGAGGACTCCAAGTACAACCAGGCAAGCGCCAGAGATCAG GTCATCGAGGAGATCCGGAGGCTAATGGAGGTGCACAAGGACGAGGCGACGAGCATCACCGTCACCGGCCACAGCCTCGGCGGCTCCCTCGCGACCCTCAACGCCGTTGACATCGTCGCCCACGGCATCAACGTCCCGCCCCCGTCCACCTCCAACCAACCGCCGTGCCCGGTGACGGCGATCCTGTTCGCGAGCCCGCATGTCGGCGACGATAAATTCCGATCCGCATTCGCGTCGTTCCCGAACCTCCGCGCCCTCCACGTGAGGAACTACGGTGACGTGGTGCCGTTGTACCCACCGATCGGGTACGTGGACTCGGCAACGGCGGCGCTGCCCATCGACACGGGACGGTCTCCGTACCTGAAGCAGCCAGGCACCGTGCAGACGCGCCACAACCTCGAGTGCTACCTGCACGGCGTCGCCGGACACCAGGGCTCCGCTGGCGGGTTCCGGCTGATGGTGGACCGCGACGTGGCGTTGGTGAACAAGGGCGCCGATGCGTTGAAGGACAAGTACCCTGTGCCGCCCAACTGGCATGTGGTGAATAACAAGTGCATGGTCAGGGGACCTGATGGCCACTGGAAACTTAGGGACTTCGAGGAAACCTAA